One [Clostridium] saccharolyticum WM1 DNA segment encodes these proteins:
- a CDS encoding DUF6908 domain-containing protein, with protein sequence MSKATLLADLYKKSVQEYTKNPVEWKGLLSCVARYYKRSFDNAVLVYAQRPDVTQLATFDEWHDKRIDRNINAGAKGIAVIDMTNPTASLKYLFDFMDTNGSEQSFKKVMSYLWELEDQYKPSVMARFHEKYNTPASSIEMCLYKMVQQRVRQVLPQNMENFKVRDESSVLYDAPIEAVKAEFVELITDSVAYTMFCKCGLSTEMFDEHTFENISHFNSMELFMTMGSCTVSLARPILREIHQEIQQIKIERSQIYENRTVNEPQLPAGRGRSALPRTANLGERENRSDAGGQIREPVEELHAGEPPAPPVGAGSTGQNQRDDFESGRGSREPQGTADTGASDRTADAGHRGHDGESRPHGHDNRHSGGNRDRRIDTATPITQRTEPPTDGKQPSVGGFFSVPPTSKPPEPVSVQEAPEQVPALDEEEISDLIDVVLCADDITPDTREWAAEIHKFFEGGHKQTTKAKILKAFYGKLDTDYITETGEHLYLTAGDDGLTLEIKGQQFTEDYGTLVSRIDRLILTGAYPFSSADTVIDDYAIPDEQEEMQGFTNEDENSPDKPLASVELSETDRQKIIDEYLQYGSGTQGGRQRIFQIMLSMPTKKDRVSFIRKEYNSYGSYSKSPNGDQWHLESTPKGLAIDYRLGSLELHEVLSWNQVESGISDLIRQDRYLTEKDRVEMEAEGQTVYLPAPEVSEQEAPDRQITLFDTIPVMQDSYEDAAEDSNDDLIDGNSMELVQLPFQEGDRIYYHDRVFEIVKFLHDGRTVEIGDIAQLKNLNGLKITERVPLSAIADCKPLKDHYTNGEIATMVVESVQSGDFSEETKAAIQAATLVNQSNDEYNRTIMDDFHARAWGEGFNYRYSPDHHLYDGGPKTKFKNNIAAIRLLKELQAQGRPATAEEQITLARFVGWGGLANALTPDKNGWETEYSEIKELLTDEELQAAQKSTLTSYYTEQSIVSHIYKGLERMGFRGGNILDPALGTGNFFSVLPDSMESSKLYGCEIDPIPGQIAKHLYPNADIQVMGFEKTAFPDHFFDMMVGNVPFNSIKVDDPRYNKHNFHIHDYFIAKSLDKVRPGGMMALVTSKFTMDKANSSMRRYIAGKAELIGAVRLPNNAFKQVAGTEATTDILLLKKREREIVPDEESSPWLTVEQDQNGVPVNTYFIDHPEMVLGEMVFDESMFGNEKTTACHPIAGEDLNERLERAISYLDGEYTEATSEYEGEKEVLPESIPADPNVRNFSYGLVDGELYYRENSRMYKQNITGRKAERIRGMVEVTAAIRSLIDFQNSEYADLHELPTMEYEKQLQEHIAHLNHVYDAFIKKQGYLNSYANVIAFSRDSNAPLLRSIEAEKKDQKDVWEKTAIFYKATIKPKVMPKTVFSAEEALMVSLNVKGKVDLAYMSWLYQYPDHRKATPEEIIDELGDKIYQDPDDYTGNPHTGWKTADEYLSGYVKDKLMTAILKADEEPERFSRNAEALKLVQPVPLTPQDISFTLGSTWIPPEIYQQFMYDTFQTAPSNQGGRFSISLEFSKYSGAYYISNKSAESNSVTVNRSYGTERLGAYEILETTLNLRPVEVKDPVDYIDPNTGEEKTKYVLNKKETILAREKQAEIKMAFESWLFADPERGASLTKLYNDRFNNIRPREYSGDALLMPDMAEGIKLRKHQSDVIAHGLYSDGNLLMAHEVGAGKTYAAVGLGYEMKRLGAVHKPLYAVPNHLVGEWAAHYMKMYPNANILVAEKKDFERKNRRRFVSRIATGEHDAIIMGHSSFELIGLSRERQLAAMESEMAAITAAIAEVKARDGKDWTLKQMQIFKSNLQFRYDRLFNAEKKDGVINFEELGVDALIVDEAHAYKNNFSYTKMRNVAGVTGVSSQRAMDMHQKCQYINDLNNGKGVIYLTGTPISNTMAELYVLQKTLQPWELEKRGLLMFDAWASTFGVVESSLEIKPEGNGYQMKNRFARFHNLPELMAMFHMIADIKTADMLDLPTPKLKTGGPQVIKTECTPEQKRLVMELGERAEKIRNGQVDSSEDNFLKLTLEARLLSTDPRAVDPNLPDDPNTKLNVCVRKAAEIYHETAENRLTQLIFCDQGTPKGDGSFNFYEATKAVLIAQGVKPEEIAFIHDAKTDVQREQLFEKVRTGEIRILMGSTGKMGTGMNVQNKLVALHHLDVPWRPSDLIQRNGRILRQGNDNEEISIFNYITENTFDAYLWQILEQKQRYISQIMTGRSTLRTCEDVDSTMLQYAEFKALATSDPRIKEKMETDNEISRLTVLKSAWQSQRNDLQYKIGKHYPSKIAATERKIAGMEADLADYTGNKPSEFQMTIDGRLHDERTKAAEHFMVRSRKLGRSTGDTLDMGSYAGFPVRLVRRMGDGVGIQLCGKCTYTTELGESELGNITRIENLAERIASELEVAKNELADLHRQLEAAKLESEKPFTSEEKLVQLQRKKVELDLALEFKDTPDPVLEPDEDNTDVMNYEQDGEEGVPVRTTPPSAQLTLEQRLYRKLAVFASPILEGEAYYMKLKSEGFEDLVLEAIGGDEYSIAHYYRQNGDSMRDPEITYTIDKQTCSIHPTSFLQDDIGLFYDTDNVPPSRVRDLKDFMSQWFTNIKEQGFEPEKVSVYSSENEDESEFER encoded by the coding sequence TTGAGTAAGGCGACCCTACTTGCCGACCTATATAAAAAGTCGGTACAGGAATACACGAAAAATCCTGTGGAGTGGAAAGGTCTGCTGTCCTGTGTGGCGAGGTATTACAAGCGTTCCTTTGATAATGCGGTACTCGTTTACGCACAGCGGCCTGATGTAACCCAGCTTGCCACCTTTGACGAATGGCATGACAAGCGAATTGACCGAAATATCAATGCAGGAGCAAAAGGCATTGCGGTCATCGACATGACAAACCCCACAGCAAGTTTGAAGTATCTCTTTGATTTCATGGACACCAATGGCAGTGAGCAGAGTTTCAAAAAGGTTATGAGCTACCTTTGGGAGTTGGAAGATCAGTATAAACCCAGCGTAATGGCGAGATTTCACGAAAAGTACAATACCCCAGCCTCCAGCATCGAAATGTGCCTGTATAAGATGGTACAGCAACGGGTTCGTCAGGTTTTACCGCAGAACATGGAAAATTTCAAGGTGCGTGACGAAAGCAGCGTACTCTACGATGCGCCTATTGAAGCGGTAAAAGCGGAATTTGTGGAGCTTATCACCGACAGCGTAGCTTATACCATGTTTTGCAAATGTGGGCTTTCCACTGAGATGTTTGATGAACACACCTTTGAGAACATCAGCCACTTTAACAGCATGGAGCTGTTTATGACTATGGGAAGCTGCACGGTTTCCCTTGCAAGACCCATATTGAGAGAAATCCATCAGGAAATCCAACAAATTAAAATCGAAAGGAGCCAAATTTATGAGAACCGAACCGTTAATGAACCTCAGTTACCGGCAGGCCGAGGACGGTCTGCTCTACCCCGAACTGCAAATCTCGGAGAACGAGAAAACCGATCAGATGCCGGTGGGCAGATTCGGGAACCTGTGGAAGAACTTCATGCTGGAGAACCACCCGCACCGCCTGTCGGAGCTGGTAGCACAGGGCAAAATCAACGAGATGATTTTGAAAGTGGACGAGGAAGCCGAGAGCCGCAAGGAACGGCTGATACAGGAGCTTCTGACCGCACAGCCGATGCCGGACACCGAGGACACGATGGAGAGAGCCGCCCACATGGGCATGATAACCGACACAGCGGAGGAAATCGTGATCGGCGAATTGATACTGCAACCCCGATAACACAAAGAACAGAGCCGCCCACAGATGGTAAACAGCCGTCTGTGGGCGGCTTTTTTTCTGTCCCGCCTACATCGAAACCACCTGAACCTGTTTCCGTGCAGGAAGCCCCTGAACAGGTTCCTGCACTGGACGAGGAAGAAATCTCCGATCTCATTGATGTGGTGCTGTGTGCCGATGATATTACCCCTGACACAAGGGAATGGGCAGCGGAAATCCATAAATTCTTTGAGGGTGGGCACAAGCAGACTACGAAAGCCAAAATCCTGAAAGCCTTTTATGGCAAGCTGGATACCGACTACATCACGGAAACTGGAGAGCATCTATATCTCACCGCAGGCGATGATGGATTAACCCTTGAAATCAAGGGTCAGCAATTCACCGAGGACTATGGCACGCTCGTCAGCCGGATTGACCGTTTGATTCTGACCGGGGCATATCCGTTTAGCTCCGCAGACACCGTGATTGACGATTATGCCATCCCCGATGAACAGGAGGAAATGCAGGGCTTTACAAACGAGGATGAAAATAGTCCTGATAAACCGCTTGCGTCTGTCGAGTTGTCTGAAACGGATAGACAAAAAATCATTGACGAATACCTCCAGTATGGCAGCGGCACACAAGGCGGCAGACAACGAATTTTTCAGATTATGCTGTCCATGCCTACTAAAAAGGATCGTGTGTCATTTATTCGGAAGGAATACAATTCCTACGGCAGTTACAGTAAATCTCCCAATGGCGACCAATGGCATTTGGAATCTACCCCCAAGGGGCTGGCGATTGATTATCGACTTGGTTCGCTGGAACTGCACGAAGTCCTTTCATGGAATCAGGTGGAAAGCGGCATTTCCGACCTGATTCGCCAAGACCGCTACCTGACAGAAAAAGATAGAGTAGAGATGGAAGCCGAGGGGCAAACGGTGTACTTGCCCGCTCCCGAAGTGTCAGAGCAGGAGGCTCCCGACAGGCAGATTACCCTATTCGATACAATCCCTGTCATGCAGGACAGCTATGAGGACGCCGCCGAGGACAGCAACGACGACCTGATTGATGGAAACTCCATGGAGCTGGTGCAACTGCCTTTTCAGGAGGGTGACCGCATTTATTACCATGACCGTGTGTTTGAAATCGTTAAATTCCTGCACGATGGGCGCACGGTAGAGATCGGAGATATTGCACAGCTTAAAAATCTGAATGGGCTAAAAATTACCGAGCGTGTGCCGCTTTCAGCTATTGCGGACTGTAAGCCGTTAAAAGACCATTACACAAATGGCGAGATTGCTACCATGGTGGTAGAAAGCGTACAGAGTGGTGATTTCTCGGAAGAAACAAAGGCTGCCATCCAAGCCGCCACCCTTGTCAACCAGTCCAATGATGAGTACAACCGTACCATTATGGATGATTTCCATGCCCGTGCTTGGGGTGAAGGCTTTAATTACCGTTATTCCCCCGACCATCATCTTTACGATGGCGGCCCGAAAACCAAATTCAAAAACAACATTGCAGCCATTCGGCTTCTCAAGGAGCTGCAAGCACAAGGGCGCCCGGCAACTGCGGAGGAACAGATTACCCTTGCCCGGTTTGTGGGCTGGGGCGGCCTTGCAAATGCGCTGACACCGGATAAAAACGGCTGGGAAACAGAATACTCGGAAATTAAAGAACTGCTGACCGACGAGGAGTTGCAGGCGGCACAGAAAAGTACCCTGACCTCCTATTATACGGAGCAGAGCATCGTCAGCCATATCTATAAAGGGTTGGAGCGCATGGGGTTTCGGGGCGGTAATATCTTAGACCCCGCCCTTGGTACGGGCAACTTCTTTTCCGTATTGCCGGACAGCATGGAGTCCTCCAAGCTCTACGGCTGTGAAATCGACCCCATCCCCGGACAGATCGCAAAACATCTTTATCCCAATGCGGATATTCAGGTGATGGGCTTTGAAAAGACGGCTTTCCCTGACCATTTTTTCGATATGATGGTGGGCAACGTGCCGTTTAACTCCATCAAGGTGGATGACCCCCGATACAATAAACACAACTTCCACATTCACGACTATTTTATCGCAAAATCACTGGATAAGGTCCGTCCGGGCGGCATGATGGCGCTGGTTACCTCCAAATTTACCATGGATAAAGCAAATTCCAGTATGCGCCGTTATATTGCCGGGAAAGCAGAGTTGATTGGAGCAGTCCGCCTGCCGAACAATGCGTTCAAGCAGGTCGCCGGAACCGAAGCCACCACAGACATTCTCCTTCTGAAAAAGCGGGAACGGGAAATTGTGCCGGACGAGGAAAGCAGTCCTTGGCTGACCGTAGAGCAAGACCAAAACGGCGTTCCCGTGAACACCTATTTTATTGACCACCCGGAAATGGTGCTGGGTGAGATGGTGTTTGACGAGTCCATGTTCGGCAACGAAAAGACCACCGCCTGCCACCCGATAGCCGGAGAGGACTTGAATGAACGGTTGGAGCGCGCCATTTCCTATCTGGACGGCGAATATACCGAGGCCACCTCCGAATATGAGGGCGAAAAGGAAGTGCTGCCCGAATCCATTCCCGCCGACCCCAATGTGCGCAATTTCAGCTATGGGCTGGTAGACGGAGAACTGTACTACCGTGAAAACTCTCGGATGTATAAGCAAAACATCACCGGCCGGAAAGCCGAGCGTATTCGTGGCATGGTGGAGGTTACGGCAGCCATCCGCAGTCTGATTGACTTCCAAAACAGCGAATATGCAGACCTCCATGAACTGCCCACCATGGAATATGAAAAGCAGCTTCAGGAGCATATCGCCCATCTCAACCATGTTTATGATGCCTTTATCAAAAAGCAGGGGTATCTCAATTCATATGCCAATGTGATTGCATTTTCAAGGGATTCCAATGCCCCTCTGCTCCGTTCCATTGAGGCGGAGAAGAAAGACCAGAAGGATGTATGGGAAAAGACTGCTATCTTCTACAAAGCGACCATCAAGCCCAAGGTCATGCCCAAAACGGTGTTTTCGGCGGAGGAAGCCCTGATGGTATCTCTCAACGTAAAGGGCAAGGTTGACCTTGCCTATATGTCCTGGCTCTATCAGTATCCCGATCACCGCAAGGCTACACCGGAGGAAATCATTGATGAGCTGGGGGATAAGATTTACCAAGACCCCGATGATTACACCGGCAACCCGCACACCGGCTGGAAAACCGCTGACGAGTATCTAAGCGGCTATGTCAAGGATAAGCTGATGACGGCAATCTTGAAAGCGGATGAAGAACCGGAACGGTTCAGCCGAAATGCAGAGGCATTGAAGCTGGTGCAGCCGGTTCCCCTGACTCCGCAGGACATCAGCTTCACCCTTGGCTCCACATGGATTCCCCCGGAGATTTACCAGCAATTCATGTATGACACCTTTCAGACTGCGCCCAGCAATCAGGGTGGGCGTTTTAGTATCTCCCTTGAGTTTTCCAAATACAGCGGTGCCTATTACATTTCTAATAAAAGCGCAGAAAGCAATTCCGTAACAGTCAACCGGTCTTACGGTACGGAACGGCTGGGCGCCTACGAAATACTGGAAACCACCCTCAACCTCCGACCTGTGGAGGTCAAAGACCCGGTTGATTATATTGACCCGAATACCGGGGAGGAAAAAACGAAGTACGTTCTTAATAAAAAGGAAACCATTCTGGCCCGTGAAAAACAGGCGGAAATCAAGATGGCCTTTGAAAGCTGGCTGTTTGCCGATCCAGAGCGTGGAGCAAGCCTGACAAAGCTCTACAATGACCGTTTCAATAACATCCGTCCCCGTGAATATAGCGGTGATGCCCTGCTCATGCCGGATATGGCGGAGGGCATCAAGCTCCGTAAGCATCAGAGTGATGTCATTGCCCATGGGCTTTACAGTGACGGCAATCTGCTGATGGCACACGAGGTTGGCGCTGGGAAAACCTACGCCGCTGTCGGCCTTGGCTATGAAATGAAACGGCTGGGGGCAGTCCACAAGCCCCTGTATGCCGTACCAAATCATCTTGTTGGCGAATGGGCGGCTCACTATATGAAGATGTACCCTAACGCCAATATTTTGGTGGCCGAAAAAAAGGATTTTGAGCGAAAGAACCGCCGCCGCTTTGTCAGCAGGATTGCCACCGGTGAGCATGACGCCATTATCATGGGGCATAGCAGCTTTGAACTGATTGGCTTATCCAGAGAACGCCAGCTTGCGGCTATGGAATCGGAAATGGCGGCTATCACAGCGGCGATAGCGGAGGTAAAAGCCCGTGACGGCAAGGACTGGACGCTCAAACAGATGCAGATTTTCAAGTCCAACCTCCAGTTTCGCTATGACAGGCTGTTTAATGCAGAGAAAAAAGACGGTGTTATCAACTTTGAGGAATTGGGTGTAGACGCTCTGATTGTGGATGAAGCCCATGCCTATAAAAATAACTTTTCCTATACGAAAATGCGGAATGTGGCCGGAGTTACCGGGGTCAGCAGCCAGCGCGCCATGGATATGCACCAAAAATGCCAGTATATCAATGACCTGAACAATGGCAAAGGTGTGATTTACCTGACCGGTACTCCCATCTCCAACACGATGGCGGAGTTGTATGTCCTGCAAAAGACCTTGCAGCCATGGGAGCTGGAAAAGCGTGGCCTACTGATGTTTGACGCATGGGCAAGTACCTTTGGCGTGGTGGAGTCCTCCTTGGAAATCAAGCCGGAGGGCAACGGCTACCAGATGAAGAACCGTTTTGCAAGGTTTCACAACTTGCCTGAGCTGATGGCTATGTTCCACATGATTGCAGACATCAAAACCGCTGATATGCTGGACTTGCCTACTCCAAAGCTGAAAACCGGCGGTCCACAGGTTATCAAAACGGAATGTACCCCGGAGCAGAAACGCCTTGTAATGGAGTTGGGAGAACGGGCGGAGAAAATCCGCAACGGCCAAGTGGACAGCTCTGAGGATAATTTCCTGAAGCTCACGCTGGAAGCCCGCCTGCTGTCCACCGATCCGAGAGCCGTTGACCCGAATTTACCGGATGACCCCAATACGAAGCTCAATGTCTGCGTCCGGAAAGCGGCTGAAATCTACCATGAAACCGCTGAGAACCGCTTGACCCAGCTTATTTTCTGCGATCAAGGCACGCCCAAGGGTGACGGCAGCTTTAATTTTTACGAGGCTACCAAGGCGGTGCTGATTGCACAGGGGGTAAAACCGGAGGAAATTGCCTTTATCCACGATGCCAAGACGGACGTACAGCGGGAGCAGCTTTTTGAAAAGGTACGAACCGGTGAAATCCGCATACTGATGGGCAGCACCGGGAAGATGGGCACCGGCATGAATGTTCAAAATAAGCTGGTGGCGCTCCATCATCTCGATGTGCCGTGGCGCCCCTCCGACCTCATTCAGCGCAACGGCCGCATTCTCCGTCAGGGCAACGACAACGAGGAAATTTCCATCTTCAACTACATCACAGAGAATACCTTCGATGCGTACCTGTGGCAGATTTTAGAGCAGAAACAGCGGTATATCAGTCAGATTATGACCGGTCGCTCTACCCTCAGAACCTGTGAGGATGTGGACAGCACGATGCTTCAGTATGCCGAATTTAAGGCCCTTGCAACCTCCGACCCAAGAATTAAGGAGAAGATGGAAACGGATAACGAGATCAGCCGCCTGACGGTGCTGAAATCCGCATGGCAGAGCCAGCGCAATGACCTTCAGTACAAAATCGGAAAACACTATCCAAGCAAGATTGCCGCAACCGAGCGTAAAATAGCAGGAATGGAAGCTGACCTTGCCGACTATACAGGAAACAAGCCGTCCGAGTTTCAAATGACCATTGACGGCAGGCTCCATGATGAGCGAACCAAGGCTGCCGAACACTTCATGGTCCGTTCCCGCAAGCTGGGGCGAAGCACCGGGGACACTCTTGATATGGGCAGCTATGCAGGCTTTCCGGTCCGGCTAGTACGCCGTATGGGAGATGGTGTTGGCATCCAGCTCTGTGGCAAATGCACTTATACCACAGAATTGGGTGAGTCGGAGCTGGGAAACATCACCCGCATCGAGAACCTTGCGGAACGCATTGCATCAGAATTGGAAGTCGCCAAGAATGAGCTTGCGGATTTGCACCGCCAGCTTGAGGCGGCAAAGCTGGAGAGTGAAAAGCCCTTTACCAGTGAAGAAAAATTGGTGCAGTTACAACGGAAAAAGGTTGAGCTTGACCTTGCTTTAGAATTTAAGGATACCCCTGACCCTGTTTTAGAGCCGGATGAGGATAATACGGATGTAATGAATTATGAGCAGGACGGTGAAGAAGGTGTGCCCGTCAGAACTACACCGCCCTCTGCACAGCTCACTTTGGAACAGCGGCTGTATCGGAAGCTGGCGGTTTTCGCAAGTCCTATCCTTGAAGGAGAAGCCTATTATATGAAGCTCAAAAGCGAAGGCTTTGAGGATTTGGTGCTGGAAGCCATAGGCGGTGATGAGTACAGTATTGCCCATTATTACAGACAAAATGGTGATTCCATGCGTGACCCTGAGATTACCTATACCATTGACAAACAAACCTGTTCCATTCACCCTACATCGTTCTTACAGGACGATATAGGGCTTTTTTATGATACGGACAACGTGCCGCCGTCAAGGGTGCGTGATTTGAAGGATTTCATGTCACAGTGGTTTACCAACATCAAGGAGCAGGGGTTTGAGCCTGAGAAGGTATCCGTATATTCATCGGAAAATGAAGATGAAAGCGAATTTGAAAGATAG
- a CDS encoding ParA family protein, which translates to MAKIIAIINEKGGVGKTATATTLAYLLSKRGHRTALLDFDGQGHSSIIFGVKNPNKLEVTINTLLRKLVEDEPLPEPESYIIKTGCGVDLIPSNTQLFTLERNLCNVDFRERILTQYIDTIKDSYEYIIIDCMPQMGTPMINVMMCADSIIIPTQAELLSAQGLAELLKHHQAIQRNSNHRLRIEGILITMDSPNTILSAQVNELIQRGFADKVPIFKTHIPRSIKVAEAVLHHQTICEFLPGNPAAIAYGQFADELLSGGHGKIAERSV; encoded by the coding sequence ATGGCAAAAATCATTGCAATTATCAACGAGAAAGGCGGAGTGGGCAAAACAGCCACGGCTACCACCCTTGCCTATCTCCTATCCAAGAGAGGACACCGTACCGCCCTGCTTGACTTTGACGGTCAGGGGCATTCCAGTATTATCTTTGGCGTGAAGAACCCCAATAAACTGGAGGTGACAATTAACACCCTGTTACGCAAACTGGTTGAGGACGAGCCTTTACCCGAACCCGAAAGCTATATCATCAAGACCGGGTGTGGTGTTGACCTGATCCCATCCAATACCCAGCTTTTCACCCTTGAACGCAATCTCTGCAATGTAGATTTCAGAGAGAGGATTCTGACCCAATATATTGACACCATCAAGGATAGCTATGAGTACATCATCATCGACTGTATGCCGCAAATGGGTACTCCGATGATTAACGTGATGATGTGTGCCGACAGCATTATCATCCCAACGCAGGCGGAGCTTTTGTCCGCCCAAGGACTTGCGGAACTGCTAAAGCACCATCAGGCCATTCAGAGGAACAGTAACCACCGCTTGCGTATTGAAGGAATTTTGATTACCATGGATTCCCCCAACACGATACTTTCGGCACAGGTAAACGAACTGATTCAGCGTGGTTTTGCGGACAAGGTTCCTATTTTCAAGACCCATATTCCAAGATCCATCAAGGTTGCGGAAGCCGTGCTTCACCATCAGACCATTTGTGAATTTCTGCCGGGAAACCCTGCGGCAATCGCCTATGGGCAATTTGCGGACGAACTGCTTTCGGGTGGACATGGTAAAATTGCGGAAAGGAGCGTTTAA
- a CDS encoding ParB N-terminal domain-containing protein, whose amino-acid sequence MAIPKPKAPLIDFDEMLGIETQHDTAPAPVQVGIVDMDFSLMESFPNHRFKLYEGQQLTDMVDSICQFGILLPIILWYTEDGRYIILSGHNRKNAAQLAGFAKGPVIIRENLTYEDAVLIVTETNLRQRSFSDMSHSERAYCLAQHYEAMKCQGKRNDLLAEIEMLLNPQDTSENETLAEPQTRFRTDAKLGQDYGLSRDKVAKYIRISNLIEPLIFRVDSGEIAFLAAYDLSFVEDEAQQQRIADLMESDSFKLDTKKAELFHGYYKAGKLTDTAIVQILSGEKTRKPKSNKPQPVKIKPAVISKYFTAQQTQKEIEEVIDKALALYFENQESEVTA is encoded by the coding sequence ATGGCGATACCAAAACCCAAGGCGCCCTTAATTGATTTTGATGAAATGCTGGGTATAGAAACTCAGCACGATACCGCCCCTGCTCCTGTGCAGGTCGGTATCGTGGATATGGATTTCAGTTTGATGGAGTCCTTTCCAAATCACAGGTTTAAGCTCTATGAGGGACAGCAGCTCACAGATATGGTGGACAGTATCTGCCAGTTTGGAATTCTGCTCCCCATTATCCTGTGGTACACTGAGGATGGGAGATATATCATTCTCAGCGGACACAATCGTAAAAATGCCGCCCAGCTTGCCGGGTTTGCAAAAGGTCCCGTTATCATCAGAGAAAATCTGACCTATGAGGATGCCGTCCTGATCGTGACGGAAACCAATCTGCGCCAGCGTTCTTTCTCCGATATGAGCCATTCGGAACGTGCCTACTGTCTTGCACAGCATTATGAAGCCATGAAATGCCAAGGCAAAAGAAACGATCTTTTGGCAGAGATTGAAATGCTCTTAAACCCGCAGGATACCAGCGAAAATGAAACCTTGGCTGAACCTCAGACGAGGTTTAGAACAGACGCAAAACTTGGTCAGGATTATGGGCTTTCAAGGGACAAAGTGGCGAAATACATCCGTATTTCAAACCTGATTGAACCTCTCATTTTCCGTGTTGATAGTGGTGAGATTGCCTTTCTTGCCGCCTATGACCTCTCTTTTGTAGAGGACGAGGCACAACAGCAGAGAATTGCCGACCTCATGGAGTCCGACAGCTTCAAGTTAGATACGAAAAAGGCGGAGTTGTTCCACGGCTACTACAAGGCTGGAAAGCTAACTGACACCGCCATTGTGCAAATCCTTTCAGGGGAAAAAACACGCAAACCCAAAAGCAACAAGCCACAGCCGGTCAAAATCAAGCCTGCGGTCATCTCCAAATATTTTACCGCACAACAGACCCAAAAGGAAATTGAGGAAGTCATTGATAAGGCTTTGGCACTGTACTTTGAAAATCAAGAATCGGAGGTGACAGCTTGA
- a CDS encoding tetratricopeptide repeat-containing glycosyltransferase, translated as MKLKVCVYTICKNEVQFVDKWMDSMSEADLIVVTDTGSEDGTVEKLKERGAVVYVDIVKPWRFDVARNLSLDHVPEDVDICVCTDLDELFEPGWRKKLEEAWLSKKPGASIPTARTGRYLYNWSLKEDGTPNIQFYYFKVHSRKGFIWKCPVHEYLQYIGKLPLETVYIEGMVLSHYPDPEKSRGSYLPLLELAVEEAPEDERMRYYLGREYMYKSQWKKSIDTLKEYLALPSAVWSDERCAAMRWIANSCYKIGDFKGAYTWYYKAIAEVPDIRDPYVEFSKMCYELKDWAMAYFLTKEALKIKDKSKTFVNMGYSWDYTPDDYCSIAAFWLGMPKESLEHAKCALQYAPDNERLKSNYNIIAAAQKSNCP; from the coding sequence ATGAAGCTAAAAGTTTGTGTCTATACCATTTGTAAAAATGAGGTTCAATTTGTCGATAAATGGATGGACTCCATGAGTGAGGCTGATTTGATTGTGGTCACAGATACCGGCTCTGAAGATGGGACTGTTGAAAAGCTGAAAGAACGGGGCGCGGTTGTATATGTGGACATAGTAAAGCCGTGGAGGTTTGATGTGGCGCGGAATCTTTCCCTGGATCATGTGCCTGAGGACGTGGACATCTGCGTCTGTACGGATCTGGATGAATTATTTGAGCCGGGCTGGCGTAAAAAGCTTGAAGAAGCGTGGCTTAGCAAAAAGCCGGGAGCGTCCATACCCACCGCAAGAACAGGAAGGTACTTATATAACTGGAGCCTTAAGGAAGATGGGACTCCCAATATTCAATTTTATTATTTTAAAGTGCACAGCCGGAAGGGGTTCATCTGGAAATGCCCGGTCCATGAATATCTCCAGTATATAGGAAAATTGCCCCTTGAAACCGTATATATCGAAGGTATGGTTCTCAGCCATTATCCGGACCCTGAAAAATCCCGTGGTTCTTATCTTCCCCTTTTGGAGCTTGCTGTAGAAGAAGCCCCGGAGGATGAGAGGATGCGGTATTATCTTGGCAGAGAATATATGTACAAGAGCCAATGGAAAAAAAGCATTGATACCCTTAAGGAATATCTTGCTTTGCCGTCTGCTGTTTGGAGTGATGAACGATGTGCCGCAATGCGCTGGATTGCCAATTCCTGTTATAAAATTGGAGATTTCAAAGGGGCATATACCTGGTATTATAAAGCCATTGCAGAAGTACCGGATATACGAGATCCCTATGTGGAGTTTTCTAAAATGTGCTATGAATTAAAAGACTGGGCAATGGCGTATTTTTTAACGAAAGAAGCCTTGAAGATTAAAGATAAGTCGAAAACCTTTGTCAACATGGGATATTCCTGGGACTATACTCCGGATGATTATTGCTCCATAGCTGCTTTTTGGCTGGGTATGCCAAAGGAGTCCCTGGAACATGCAAAGTGTGCTCTTCAATATGCGCCCGATAATGAGCGGTTAAAAAGCAATTATAATATTATTGCTGCTGCGCAGAAATCAAATTGTCCTTAA